The following proteins are co-located in the Schistocerca nitens isolate TAMUIC-IGC-003100 chromosome 2, iqSchNite1.1, whole genome shotgun sequence genome:
- the LOC126234485 gene encoding uncharacterized protein LOC126234485: MKVALVLFAALGALAFAEAYRTSTLVPCPSHCPPSPRFVCAKDKQGHIYKFTNHCHMRMCACRMWLEEVSVDKCRNDYPGCPLRVASDEVAIEEVASDQDQRQSDDSSDGDSQSAAADSLEQAHLQRNSLRKKASRQEDYRY; encoded by the exons CTCTGGGCGCCCTCGCCTTCGCGGAGGCGTACCGCACATCGACGCTGGTGCCGTGTCCCAGCCACTGCCCGCCGTCGCCGAGGTTCGTGTGCGCCAAGGACAAACAGGGCCACATCTACAAGTTCACCAACCACTGCCACATGCGGATGTGCGCTTGTAGAATGT GGCTGGAGGAAGTGTCTGTCGACAAGTGTCGTAACGACTATCCCGGTTGCCCTCTGAGAGTCGCAAGCGACGAGGTCGCCATTGAGGAAGTCGCCAGCGACCAGGACCAGCGGCAGAGCGACGACAGCAGCGACGGCGACTCGCAGTCCGCCGCCGCTGACTCGCTGGAGCAAGCCCATCTGCAACGCAACTCACTCAGGAAGAAAGCCAGCAGGCAGGAGGATTACAGATACTGA